The Bdellovibrio sp. ZAP7 DNA segment TCGCTCGTCAAATGGCGCACGGAGTGCGTCGACAGCTGAAAACTGATTGGTCTGTGGCAGTCACAGGTATTGCTGGTCCGAGTGGTGGAACACCCGGAAAGCCAGTGGGCACCGTGTGCTTTGCTATTGCTGGACCGAACTTTGAAGACTCGCGAAAGGAATTCTTTTCGGGAGATCGCAAAGCCATCCAGCAGGCATCCGTAGACTATTCTGTGAATTGGCTGTGCGAAGTTCTCGACAGGAAATAGAAACAGGTAGCCCCCGGCTGCTAAAAATAACAATAAGATTTGTGGTGAGTACCACATAAATAGAGAGGGATACGCAGATGGCAAACACAACTGTGGCAGATGCAAAAGCACAAAACGAAAAAAACAAAGCCTTGGAATTGGCAGTTTCATCTATTGAAAAGCAATTCGGTAAAGGTTCAATCATGCGTTTGGGCGCTAACGATTCTTTGGTTAAAGACGTTGAAGCGATCAGCACGGGTGCATTGAGCTTGGACTT contains these protein-coding regions:
- a CDS encoding CinA family protein, with amino-acid sequence MTEIRAKRLQDFIRSLRDQKLTVGFAESCTGGALSAFLTEQAGISDIFLGSVVSYSNEAKVDLLGVRRDTLMQEGAVSESVARQMAHGVRRQLKTDWSVAVTGIAGPSGGTPGKPVGTVCFAIAGPNFEDSRKEFFSGDRKAIQQASVDYSVNWLCEVLDRK